The following are encoded together in the Blautia obeum ATCC 29174 genome:
- the thiW gene encoding energy coupling factor transporter S component ThiW — MNTKETTSTQKLAIAGVLTAAAVAGSLISVPVAGSKCAPVQHMVNVFAAVMLGPWWGIGIAFCASLIRNLLGIGSLLAFPGSMVGALCCGLVFRLTRKLSLTCVAEALGTGILGGLAAYPVAKLLMGLAPAGFTVYMIPFFISTFTGSVLAFILLRVFEKSQVFLAARR; from the coding sequence ATGAACACAAAAGAAACAACATCCACTCAGAAACTGGCCATTGCAGGTGTACTGACAGCAGCTGCTGTTGCCGGAAGTCTGATCAGCGTTCCTGTTGCCGGAAGCAAATGTGCTCCGGTCCAGCATATGGTCAATGTCTTTGCAGCAGTCATGCTTGGCCCATGGTGGGGAATCGGCATTGCTTTTTGTGCAAGTCTGATCCGCAACCTGCTAGGAATCGGCAGTCTTCTTGCCTTTCCCGGAAGCATGGTTGGCGCCTTATGCTGTGGTCTGGTCTTCCGACTCACCCGCAAATTAAGTCTTACCTGTGTTGCAGAAGCACTGGGAACCGGAATCCTCGGAGGTCTTGCAGCCTATCCGGTAGCCAAACTTCTCATGGGACTTGCCCCGGCCGGATTCACCGTATACATGATCCCGTTTTTTATCTCAACATTTACCGGAAGTGTACTGGCCTTTATCCTGCTTCGTGTTTTTGAAAAAAGCCAGGTATTTCTTGCCGCCAGGAGATAA
- a CDS encoding Stp1/IreP family PP2C-type Ser/Thr phosphatase: MRVYSATDVGQKRKMNQDYVFVSENPVGNLPNLFVVADGMGGHNAGDYASSHAVQTLVDEIRRDADFNPIKVIRHAIETANTEILERSRREEHLRGMGTTIVVCTVVGHYAYVANVGDSRLYVIQGEIHQVTKDHSLVQEMVRMGEIKPEEARNHPDKNIITRALGAERTVDIDFFDLKLEPDSTILMCSDGLSNMVEDSKLEEIILDQTEELPKKGEKLLKEANQNGGKDNIAVILVEPFTNEVEKC; encoded by the coding sequence ATGAGGGTATATTCAGCTACGGATGTAGGGCAGAAGAGGAAGATGAACCAGGACTATGTGTTTGTTTCCGAAAACCCGGTTGGAAATCTTCCGAATCTGTTTGTCGTTGCTGATGGTATGGGTGGACACAATGCCGGAGATTATGCATCTTCGCATGCAGTTCAGACTTTGGTGGACGAGATTCGGAGAGATGCGGATTTCAACCCTATCAAGGTGATTCGTCATGCCATTGAGACTGCAAATACGGAGATTCTGGAACGCTCCCGCAGAGAAGAACATCTGAGGGGAATGGGAACAACGATCGTGGTCTGCACAGTTGTCGGTCACTATGCATATGTGGCGAATGTAGGAGACAGTCGTTTATACGTGATCCAGGGAGAAATTCATCAGGTGACAAAAGATCATTCACTGGTACAGGAAATGGTCCGTATGGGTGAGATCAAACCGGAGGAGGCAAGAAATCATCCGGATAAAAATATCATTACCAGGGCGCTTGGTGCAGAGAGAACCGTAGATATTGACTTTTTTGACCTGAAATTGGAACCGGACAGTACGATTCTTATGTGTTCCGATGGTCTGAGCAATATGGTAGAGGACAGTAAATTAGAGGAAATCATACTGGACCAGACAGAGGAACTGCCGAAGAAGGGCGAGAAACTTCTGAAAGAAGCAAACCAGAACGGTGGTAAGGACAACATAGCAGTCATACTGGTAGAACCATTCACAAATGAGGTGGAAAAATGTTAA
- the rsmB gene encoding 16S rRNA (cytosine(967)-C(5))-methyltransferase RsmB: MTSGINTREMIMEILLQIDEEGEHSHIAIRNALSKYQFLPKQERAFITRVCEGTLEYRILIDYIIDSFSKIPVDKMKPPIREILRSAVYQLKFMDRVPDSAVCNEAVKLAQKKGFYNLKPFVNGVLRTVARQMDELEYPPREENLVRYLSVRYSMPEELVERWLADYGEETTEKMLADFLEEKPVTVRCRTYLNSVDKICESLKNQGVKVEQAPYLPYAKRISGYNHILALDAFIQGKMVVQDVSSMLVAEIANPQKGDYVIDMCAAPGGKSLHIGDKMEGFGTVDARDISQYKVNLIEENIQRLNSINVQAKVQDATIFDVESECKADIVLADVPCSGYGVIGKKPEIKYRSTTQKEEELVILQRTILDKAAEYVKPRGVLVFSTCTIAKEENEENMMWFMNNHPFKLESIDEFIPEELRSETTGLGYLQMLPGVHGTDGFFIARFRRK, encoded by the coding sequence ATGACTAGTGGAATCAATACAAGAGAAATGATCATGGAGATCCTTCTTCAGATTGATGAAGAGGGAGAACACAGTCATATTGCGATTCGTAATGCGCTTTCCAAATATCAGTTTCTGCCGAAACAGGAGAGAGCTTTTATCACAAGAGTCTGTGAGGGAACACTGGAATACAGGATATTGATCGATTATATCATCGATTCTTTTTCTAAGATCCCTGTTGATAAAATGAAACCGCCGATCCGCGAGATTCTGCGAAGTGCAGTATATCAGCTGAAATTTATGGATCGTGTGCCGGACAGTGCAGTCTGCAATGAAGCGGTGAAACTGGCACAGAAAAAAGGATTTTATAATCTGAAACCGTTTGTAAACGGTGTACTTCGCACGGTGGCAAGACAGATGGATGAACTGGAATATCCTCCAAGAGAAGAGAATCTTGTACGTTATCTTTCGGTTCGCTATTCCATGCCAGAAGAACTGGTAGAACGCTGGCTTGCCGATTATGGAGAAGAGACAACAGAAAAAATGCTTGCGGATTTTCTGGAGGAAAAACCGGTGACTGTACGCTGCCGTACATATCTTAATTCCGTAGATAAGATCTGTGAAAGTCTGAAAAATCAGGGAGTCAAAGTAGAACAGGCACCATATCTTCCTTATGCAAAACGTATTTCAGGATATAATCATATTCTTGCACTGGATGCATTTATTCAGGGGAAAATGGTTGTACAGGACGTCAGTTCTATGCTGGTTGCCGAGATTGCCAATCCTCAGAAAGGTGACTATGTTATCGATATGTGTGCAGCACCGGGAGGAAAAAGCCTCCATATAGGAGATAAAATGGAAGGTTTTGGAACGGTAGACGCCCGCGACATCAGTCAGTATAAGGTAAACCTGATTGAAGAAAACATTCAGAGACTGAATTCCATCAATGTACAGGCAAAGGTACAGGATGCAACCATATTTGATGTGGAATCGGAATGCAAAGCAGATATTGTCCTTGCGGATGTGCCGTGTTCCGGATATGGTGTGATCGGCAAAAAACCGGAAATCAAATATCGTTCGACAACACAGAAGGAAGAAGAACTTGTGATCCTCCAGAGAACGATCCTGGACAAAGCAGCAGAATATGTAAAACCGCGAGGAGTACTGGTATTCAGTACATGTACGATTGCAAAAGAAGAAAATGAAGAGAACATGATGTGGTTTATGAACAATCATCCGTTCAAACTGGAAAGTATTGATGAATTCATACCGGAAGAACTTCGCTCAGAAACGACCGGACTTGGATATTTGCAGATGCTTCCGGGAGTGCATGGCACAGATGGGTTCTTTATTGCAAGATTCAGAAGGAAATAA
- the priA gene encoding replication restart helicase PriA has product MIYADIIVDISHEKLDRSFQYRVPKELEAEIQLGMVVTIPFGNGNHERKGYVTGLSDKPAFDISKMKELHGICSSEETTEERLIALAAWMKNRYGSTMVQALKTVLPVREKVKAKEKRYIVLNMDVAAAEQLEAELESGRCKARARLVRALLKEKKLDYTKASRELGMTAAVIRPLVDQGAVLVTQDEVYRMPVDGSDIPREQLSMLTETQEAALLQIQEEWKQETPRPVLIHGVTGSGKTQIYMKLIQQTVNEGKQVIVLIPEIALTYQTVRRFYGWFGDKVSVLNSRLSQGERYDQFKRAKRGEIQIMVGPRSALFTPFSRLGLIIIDEEHEQTYKSENSPRYHARETAEYRAQMENARLVMGSATPSLEAYTKAKDGEYRLVKLEARYEDRPLPEVTVVDLREELKNGNRSILSRSLKTAVERRLERGEQSVLFLNRRGYAGFVSCRSCGEALKCPHCDVALTEHNNGKLVCHYCGYEQPRVEKCPRCGSPYIGGFKAGTQQIEQVLRKTFPKARVLRMDYDTTRTKGSYEKILSSFAEHKADILVGTQMIVKGHDFPDVTLVGAIAADLSLNAADYRCAERTFQLLTQAVGRSGRGRKAGEAIIQSYHPDHYSIQAAAKQDYEAFYQEEMAYRMLMDYPPAAHMLSVLASGEDEKLLEQGMDYLAKFVERISGKYRVHVIGPAYASVGKVNDIYRKVLYLKHKDERVLQDIKNKTEKYIEVNSGFRKLYIQFDYT; this is encoded by the coding sequence ATGATCTACGCGGATATCATTGTGGATATATCCCACGAAAAGCTTGACCGCAGTTTTCAATACAGAGTTCCGAAAGAACTGGAAGCAGAGATTCAACTGGGAATGGTAGTGACCATTCCCTTTGGAAACGGTAATCATGAAAGAAAGGGATATGTGACAGGCCTTTCTGACAAACCGGCATTTGATATATCCAAAATGAAAGAACTTCATGGAATCTGCAGCAGTGAGGAGACCACAGAAGAACGCCTGATTGCACTTGCGGCATGGATGAAGAACCGATACGGTTCTACAATGGTACAGGCGCTGAAAACGGTTCTTCCGGTCAGGGAAAAGGTCAAAGCAAAAGAAAAACGTTATATAGTACTGAATATGGATGTGGCAGCGGCAGAGCAGCTGGAAGCGGAACTGGAGAGTGGCAGATGCAAAGCCAGGGCAAGACTGGTTCGGGCGCTTCTGAAAGAGAAGAAACTGGATTATACAAAAGCGTCTAGAGAACTTGGGATGACAGCAGCTGTGATAAGGCCGCTGGTGGATCAGGGTGCAGTGCTGGTGACACAGGATGAAGTCTATCGAATGCCGGTAGACGGTTCTGATATTCCACGGGAACAACTGTCCATGCTTACAGAGACACAGGAAGCTGCGCTGTTGCAGATTCAGGAAGAGTGGAAGCAGGAAACACCACGTCCGGTTTTGATCCATGGAGTGACTGGAAGTGGAAAGACGCAGATTTATATGAAACTGATTCAACAGACAGTGAATGAAGGAAAACAGGTTATCGTACTGATTCCGGAGATTGCCCTGACTTATCAGACAGTCCGCAGGTTTTATGGATGGTTTGGGGATAAAGTTTCTGTGTTGAATTCCAGACTTTCACAGGGAGAGAGATATGATCAGTTCAAGAGGGCAAAACGTGGTGAGATCCAGATTATGGTTGGCCCCCGTTCGGCTCTGTTTACACCTTTTTCCAGACTGGGTTTGATCATCATTGATGAGGAACATGAACAGACATATAAAAGTGAAAACAGCCCAAGATACCATGCAAGAGAAACGGCAGAATATCGTGCACAGATGGAAAATGCCCGCCTTGTCATGGGCTCGGCTACTCCATCACTTGAAGCGTATACAAAGGCAAAAGACGGAGAATATCGTCTGGTAAAGCTGGAAGCACGCTATGAGGACCGGCCGCTTCCGGAAGTTACTGTTGTAGATCTTCGCGAGGAATTAAAAAACGGCAACCGTTCCATATTAAGCCGTAGTCTGAAGACTGCAGTTGAGAGGAGACTGGAGAGAGGAGAACAGTCAGTACTTTTTCTGAACAGAAGGGGATATGCCGGTTTTGTATCCTGCCGTTCCTGTGGGGAAGCGTTGAAATGTCCACACTGTGATGTGGCGCTGACAGAACACAACAACGGAAAGCTGGTCTGTCATTATTGTGGCTATGAACAGCCACGGGTGGAAAAATGTCCGAGGTGTGGTTCTCCGTATATCGGCGGTTTTAAAGCCGGGACACAGCAGATTGAGCAGGTTCTTCGAAAGACTTTTCCAAAGGCACGCGTTCTTCGAATGGATTACGATACAACGAGAACAAAAGGAAGTTATGAGAAAATACTGTCATCTTTTGCAGAACACAAAGCAGATATTCTGGTAGGTACGCAGATGATCGTTAAAGGACATGATTTTCCGGATGTGACGCTGGTCGGTGCGATTGCGGCAGATCTGTCGCTGAATGCTGCTGACTATCGCTGTGCAGAACGTACATTTCAGCTGCTGACACAGGCCGTCGGCCGTTCTGGCAGAGGGAGAAAAGCCGGTGAGGCGATCATACAGAGCTATCATCCGGATCACTATAGCATTCAGGCGGCTGCAAAGCAGGATTACGAAGCTTTTTACCAGGAAGAGATGGCATACCGTATGCTGATGGATTATCCACCGGCGGCACATATGCTGTCTGTGCTGGCATCCGGAGAAGATGAGAAGCTTCTGGAGCAGGGAATGGACTATCTTGCGAAGTTTGTAGAGCGCATTAGCGGAAAGTACAGAGTACATGTGATCGGCCCTGCATATGCATCCGTGGGAAAGGTAAATGATATCTACCGAAAGGTATTGTATTTGAAACACAAAGATGAACGTGTACTTCAGGACATAAAGAATAAAACAGAGAAATACATTGAAGTAAATTCCGGATTCCGGAAATTATATATTCAGTTTGACTATACATAA
- the def gene encoding peptide deformylase: protein MAIRVIRTEEDPVLRKISKPVKEVTPKIITLIDDMLDTMYEAMGVGLAAPQVGILKRIVVIDVGEGPIVLINPEILETSGEQTGDEGCLSVPGMAGQVTRPNYVKVKAMDEEMNEVIYEGTELLARAFCHEIDHLDGKMYTDLVEGELHRTSYEED from the coding sequence ATGGCAATCAGAGTAATCAGAACAGAAGAAGATCCGGTTTTGCGAAAAATCAGCAAGCCGGTAAAAGAAGTAACTCCAAAGATCATAACACTGATCGATGACATGCTGGATACCATGTATGAGGCAATGGGTGTCGGACTTGCAGCACCACAGGTCGGTATTTTGAAACGAATTGTAGTCATTGATGTAGGAGAAGGCCCGATCGTACTGATCAATCCGGAAATCCTTGAAACTTCCGGAGAACAGACTGGTGACGAAGGCTGCTTAAGCGTACCGGGAATGGCAGGTCAGGTGACTCGCCCAAACTATGTCAAAGTTAAAGCCATGGATGAAGAGATGAATGAAGTGATCTATGAGGGAACCGAACTTCTGGCGCGTGCATTCTGCCATGAAATCGATCACCTTGACGGAAAAATGTACACAGATCTGGTTGAGGGAGAACTCCACAGAACCAGCTATGAGGAAGACTGA
- a CDS encoding hydroxyethylthiazole kinase, translating to MSLNNIEEISFCIHQNAPKIHCLTNPVTMQDVANLLLAAGGSAVMGQDEQEVEEITSFCHGTLLNTGVPDIAKIQACILAGQKANALGHPVVLDPVGAGASTFRRKELQKLLQAVHLTAVRCNQEEAVVLCSLLSDTASPEKHGGVESSLQMAERDVCLIAGQAASLLNCTVLITGKEDVVSDGKQTQILTGGDSRIRRITGGGCMLSALCTLFLCTDTSAFDAVRAAGALWRETALEAGRRTDAEKSGIGSFHIHLFDVLEEKLMYTSKHKF from the coding sequence ATGTCACTTAATAATATAGAAGAAATTTCTTTCTGCATTCACCAGAATGCTCCCAAGATTCATTGTCTCACTAATCCGGTAACCATGCAGGATGTTGCCAATCTACTGCTTGCAGCCGGCGGAAGTGCCGTAATGGGACAGGATGAACAGGAAGTCGAAGAAATCACTTCTTTCTGTCATGGAACCCTTCTGAATACCGGAGTACCGGACATTGCCAAAATACAGGCCTGCATCCTTGCCGGACAGAAGGCAAATGCCCTTGGCCACCCGGTCGTCCTGGATCCGGTCGGCGCCGGTGCCAGCACATTTCGAAGAAAAGAGCTGCAAAAACTTCTTCAAGCCGTTCATCTGACTGCTGTTCGCTGTAATCAGGAAGAAGCCGTTGTTCTGTGTTCTCTTCTTTCGGATACCGCCAGCCCTGAAAAACACGGCGGTGTAGAAAGTTCCCTGCAGATGGCGGAACGTGATGTCTGTCTGATTGCAGGGCAGGCGGCATCTCTTCTCAACTGCACAGTTCTGATCACGGGCAAAGAGGATGTGGTATCTGATGGAAAGCAGACACAGATTCTGACCGGCGGTGACTCCAGGATTCGACGAATCACCGGTGGCGGATGTATGCTTTCTGCACTCTGCACATTATTTCTGTGTACGGACACTTCTGCATTTGATGCGGTCCGTGCCGCCGGAGCACTCTGGCGTGAAACTGCCCTTGAAGCAGGCAGACGAACAGACGCAGAAAAATCCGGCATTGGAAGTTTTCATATACATCTTTTTGATGTACTGGAAGAGAAATTAATGTACACCTCGAAACATAAATTCTGA
- a CDS encoding UDP-N-acetylmuramoyl-L-alanyl-D-glutamate--2,6-diaminopimelate ligase has product MKVSTLLEGLKYICCQGSTEQEVSTVVYDSRKVEENSLFICIRGAVVDGHKFVPDVIRKGAKTLVVEEEVEAPEDVTVIKVADTRYAMAFISAAYFGHPAEKLKTIGITGTKGKTTTTYMVKSILENAGYKVGLIGTIEAIIGEESIPACNTTPESYLVQEYFRKMVDAGCDCVVMEVSSQGLMLHRTQGFVFDYGIFTNIEPDHIGPNEHKDFDDYLRCKSMLLQQCRVGIVNRDDEHFERIIEGHTCQLETYGFSPEADLRAEDAHMVGGKGYLGISYQLKGLMEFPVEIDIPGKFSIYNSLTAIAICRHFNVSQENIIKALKVARVKGRIEVIKVSDEFTLMIDYAHNAMALESLLTTLREYHPHRLVCLFGCGGNRAKSRRYEMGEVSGRLADLTIITSDNPRFEEPQDIIDDIKIGISKTDGKYVEICDRKEAIAYAIHHGEPGDIIVLAGKGHEDYQEIKGKKYPMDERVLIAEILQEDKERADK; this is encoded by the coding sequence ATGAAAGTATCAACATTATTGGAAGGTTTGAAATATATCTGTTGTCAGGGCAGCACAGAACAGGAAGTCTCTACAGTTGTATATGACTCCCGAAAAGTAGAAGAAAATTCCCTGTTTATCTGCATTCGCGGTGCGGTTGTAGATGGACACAAATTTGTACCGGATGTGATCAGGAAAGGTGCGAAAACACTCGTTGTTGAAGAAGAGGTAGAAGCACCGGAAGATGTAACTGTGATCAAAGTTGCAGATACCCGTTATGCGATGGCCTTTATTTCCGCTGCATATTTTGGACATCCGGCGGAGAAACTGAAAACGATCGGAATTACCGGAACAAAAGGAAAAACTACCACAACATATATGGTAAAATCCATTCTCGAAAATGCAGGATACAAAGTTGGACTGATTGGAACCATCGAAGCGATCATTGGAGAAGAATCCATTCCGGCATGCAACACAACTCCGGAATCTTATCTGGTGCAGGAATACTTTCGTAAAATGGTAGATGCAGGATGTGACTGTGTAGTTATGGAAGTTTCTTCACAGGGACTGATGCTTCACCGTACACAGGGATTTGTCTTTGATTATGGTATCTTTACCAATATTGAACCAGATCATATCGGACCAAACGAGCATAAGGATTTTGATGATTATCTCAGATGCAAATCTATGCTGCTCCAGCAGTGTCGTGTGGGAATTGTCAACAGAGATGATGAACACTTTGAGAGAATTATCGAAGGTCATACCTGTCAGCTGGAAACTTACGGATTTTCTCCGGAAGCTGACTTGCGTGCAGAAGATGCACATATGGTAGGCGGCAAAGGATATCTAGGTATCTCTTATCAGCTGAAAGGACTGATGGAATTCCCGGTTGAAATTGATATTCCGGGTAAATTCAGTATTTATAATTCACTGACTGCAATCGCAATCTGTCGTCATTTCAATGTATCACAGGAAAACATCATCAAGGCACTGAAAGTGGCGAGAGTCAAGGGTCGTATCGAGGTGATCAAAGTTTCTGATGAATTTACATTGATGATCGACTATGCACATAATGCAATGGCACTGGAGAGTCTGCTTACTACATTAAGAGAATATCATCCGCATCGACTGGTCTGCCTGTTTGGCTGTGGAGGAAACCGTGCAAAATCCCGCCGTTATGAGATGGGAGAGGTCTCTGGCAGACTGGCAGATCTGACGATCATCACATCCGATAACCCGAGATTTGAAGAGCCACAGGATATCATTGATGATATTAAGATCGGCATCAGTAAGACGGATGGAAAATATGTCGAGATCTGTGACCGCAAAGAAGCGATTGCCTATGCAATCCATCATGGAGAACCCGGAGATATCATTGTTCTGGCAGGAAAAGGACATGAAGATTACCAGGAGATCAAAGGTAAGAAGTATCCTATGGATGAAAGAGTCCTGATCGCAGAGATTCTTCAGGAGGATAAAGAAAGAGCAGATAAATGA
- the rlmN gene encoding 23S rRNA (adenine(2503)-C(2))-methyltransferase RlmN, protein MTDIKSMTIDELKELMTQIGEKPFRAKQIYSWLHEHLVTSYDEMANLPKNLKQKLADYPITALETLDVQISKVDGTRKYLFRLSDGNMIESVLMRYKYGNSVCISSQAGCRMGCRFCASTIGGLTRNLLPSEMLDQIYRIQTSIGERISNVVVMGTGEPLDNYDNLLRFIHILTEDGGIHISQRNLTVSTCGLVPKIYELAEEKLQMTLAVSLHAPNDEKRRELMPIANKYSIDELLAACRNYFDKTGRRITFEYSLVAGVNDSKENAQELAGRLKGLNCHVNLIPVNPVRERSFVRSTREAVENFKINLEKCGINGTIRREMGSDIDGACGQLRKRYMEKTESEK, encoded by the coding sequence ATGACAGATATCAAATCAATGACGATAGATGAGTTAAAAGAACTCATGACGCAGATTGGAGAAAAGCCTTTTCGTGCAAAGCAGATCTACAGTTGGCTGCATGAACATCTGGTAACTTCTTATGATGAGATGGCAAATCTCCCGAAGAATCTGAAACAGAAACTGGCTGATTATCCGATCACGGCACTGGAAACTCTGGATGTTCAGATCTCAAAGGTGGATGGAACCAGAAAATATCTGTTTCGTCTCTCTGACGGAAATATGATCGAAAGTGTTCTCATGCGTTATAAATATGGAAATTCCGTCTGTATTTCATCTCAGGCGGGATGCCGTATGGGATGTCGTTTCTGTGCATCTACGATTGGCGGCCTGACCAGAAACCTTCTTCCGTCAGAGATGCTGGATCAGATTTACCGCATTCAGACATCTATCGGAGAACGTATCTCCAATGTAGTGGTAATGGGGACCGGTGAGCCACTGGATAATTATGACAATCTGCTGCGTTTTATTCATATTCTTACGGAAGACGGAGGAATCCATATCAGCCAGCGAAATCTTACTGTTTCTACCTGTGGCCTGGTTCCGAAAATTTATGAACTGGCAGAAGAAAAACTTCAGATGACACTGGCTGTGTCTCTTCATGCACCGAATGATGAAAAGCGGCGGGAGTTAATGCCGATCGCCAATAAATATTCTATTGATGAATTACTGGCAGCCTGCCGCAATTATTTTGACAAGACAGGGCGCAGAATCACCTTTGAATACAGTCTGGTGGCAGGAGTGAATGACAGTAAAGAAAATGCGCAGGAACTTGCAGGCCGTCTGAAAGGGCTTAACTGTCATGTGAATCTGATTCCGGTCAATCCGGTAAGAGAGCGTTCCTTTGTGCGTTCCACACGTGAGGCAGTGGAGAATTTCAAAATTAATCTTGAAAAATGTGGAATAAATGGTACTATTAGAAGGGAAATGGGCAGCGATATTGACGGTGCCTGTGGTCAGTTAAGAAAAAGATATATGGAAAAAACAGAAAGTGAGAAGTGA
- the fmt gene encoding methionyl-tRNA formyltransferase has translation MKIVYMGTPDFAVPPLAALVQNGYEVTAVVTQPDKPKGRGKTLLPTPVKEEAMKHDIPVYQPLKVREPEFVETLKKLEPDMIIVAAFGQIIPKTILDMPKYGCLNIHASLLPKYRGAAPIQQAVIDGEKESGVTIMQMGVGLDTGDMISQAVVPLAEDETGGSLFDKLAEEGAALLIRTIPSIVDGTAVYTKQPEESPTPYAAMISKKMGLMDFSKSAVELERLVRGLNPWPSAYTFLNGKTLKVWKCAVERAECGKEAPGTIIGVDKSGIHVACGSDTLILKEVQLEGKKRMETDAFLRGYQVTAGTMLKDHKE, from the coding sequence ATGAAAATTGTTTATATGGGAACGCCGGATTTTGCGGTACCGCCTCTTGCGGCACTTGTACAGAATGGATATGAGGTGACTGCAGTTGTAACACAGCCGGATAAACCAAAGGGAAGAGGCAAGACACTTCTGCCGACACCGGTCAAAGAAGAAGCAATGAAACACGATATTCCGGTTTATCAGCCGCTCAAAGTGCGTGAACCGGAATTTGTGGAAACTTTAAAAAAACTGGAACCGGATATGATCATCGTAGCCGCTTTTGGACAGATCATTCCAAAGACGATCCTGGATATGCCAAAGTATGGATGTCTGAATATTCATGCATCACTTCTGCCGAAATACAGAGGTGCGGCACCGATCCAGCAGGCCGTGATCGACGGAGAAAAAGAATCCGGTGTAACGATCATGCAGATGGGGGTTGGATTGGATACGGGAGATATGATCTCTCAGGCAGTCGTACCACTTGCAGAGGATGAGACAGGTGGAAGCCTTTTTGACAAACTGGCAGAGGAAGGTGCCGCTCTTTTGATCAGAACGATTCCTTCAATTGTAGATGGAACTGCTGTTTATACAAAACAGCCGGAAGAGAGCCCGACACCGTATGCAGCTATGATCAGCAAGAAAATGGGTCTGATGGATTTTTCAAAAAGTGCTGTTGAACTGGAAAGACTGGTGCGTGGACTGAATCCGTGGCCGAGTGCATATACGTTTCTTAATGGAAAGACGCTGAAGGTGTGGAAATGTGCAGTTGAGCGTGCAGAATGTGGAAAAGAAGCACCGGGAACGATCATTGGTGTGGATAAATCTGGCATTCATGTTGCATGCGGAAGTGATACACTGATTCTGAAGGAAGTGCAGCTGGAAGGAAAGAAACGGATGGAAACAGATGCGTTTCTTCGCGGATATCAGGTAACTGCAGGGACGATGTTGAAAGATCATAAGGAGTGA
- a CDS encoding zinc metallopeptidase, with the protein MYGYGYGYYGFDWTYVLLIIGMLLSLAASTRLKSTFSYYRRIRSASGLTGAETAERILRAAGITDVHVRAISGSLTDHYDPRTKTVSLSEDIYDKTSLAAVGVAAHECGHAIQHAIGYAPLEFRSAIVPVANFGSTLSWPLFLIGLFSGIRPLVTAGIVLFSLAVLFQLVTLPVEINASSRALKMLQSTGILGSDETKGARKVLTAAAMTYVAALAASILQLLRLLILAGGRRRDD; encoded by the coding sequence ATGTACGGATATGGATACGGATATTATGGATTTGACTGGACCTATGTGCTGCTGATCATTGGAATGCTGCTGTCACTTGCTGCATCTACAAGGCTGAAAAGTACATTTTCCTATTATCGCAGAATCAGAAGTGCATCCGGTCTTACCGGAGCGGAGACAGCAGAGAGAATCCTTCGTGCGGCAGGGATTACAGATGTACATGTAAGAGCAATTTCCGGAAGCCTTACAGATCATTACGATCCAAGGACAAAGACTGTAAGTCTTTCCGAGGATATCTATGATAAAACTTCACTGGCAGCAGTTGGAGTAGCTGCGCATGAGTGCGGACATGCAATTCAGCATGCAATCGGCTATGCACCACTTGAATTTCGCAGCGCGATCGTTCCGGTGGCGAATTTTGGGAGCACGCTTTCCTGGCCGTTGTTTCTGATCGGACTTTTTTCAGGAATCCGCCCACTGGTAACAGCAGGAATCGTTCTCTTTTCACTTGCGGTTCTGTTTCAGCTGGTGACGCTGCCCGTAGAGATCAATGCATCTTCCAGAGCTTTGAAAATGCTTCAGAGTACAGGAATTCTTGGGAGTGATGAGACAAAAGGTGCAAGAAAAGTACTGACAGCTGCGGCAATGACCTACGTAGCTGCACTGGCTGCTTCCATACTGCAGCTGCTGAGACTTTTGATACTTGCAGGAGGAAGAAGACGAGATGACTAG